TATATGCAGAAATGACATCAGCTATACCATCAACCTCAAATAGGAAAATATacgtgagtgtgtgtggtgtgtctcTGTGTACTTCTTCCTTCATCACTCTAAGAGATTAGTTGCAGTAACATCACTCATTGGAAATCcctcctttaaaatatttattgaaagataaaTGAATCAAAATATTTGTTGCATGTCAAAGTCAATTAGTTTATggaattatcttttttaaattttttattttttttacagttggcctttgttgattatccattttaaataatcagtgtgtacatgtcgacCCCAAAATCCCAATCAAGCCCTACCCCTGCCATCATTTCCCTCTGGGATGGTAAATtaattctctaagtctatgaagTATGTCTTGTAATACTATGCAGcattttgtaagaaaaaatacagtatttgaaCATTGAGTAATGTCCATACCATATTGAGTAAGGTTACATAGtgatacatatgcatatgtagcctgagagattaaaaaaaaaaggatgaaaaaaagtaGGTAAATGGCAATAATCATTCCTACTACTTATGAATTAAATCTAATATATATGTTGTATACAACCCAAATTCTCTGGGAGGGTCCTAGTTTTCAAAACTATGAACCTAGGTCAGCACTTCATCCCCATACTGGTGGTTGCCAACACATGGATTTAATCTTATGAATTGGACAAACCATCAGATACAGCTCTTCTCCTACCTCAGtatgaataaaatacaatttaaaaacaatgaagagaagctctttttaatggatgagtaatattccatagtgtctatgtaccatagcttccttatacagagtgaattaagccagaaagataaaaaccaatacggtatactaacacatatatatggaatttaaaaagatggtaacgataaccctatatgcaaaacagaaaaagagacacagatgtacagaacagacttttggactctgtgggagaaggcgagggtgcgatgttctgagagaatagcactgaaacaagtatactatcaagggtgaaacagatccccagcccaggttggatgcatgagacaagtgctcagggctggtgcactgggaagacccagagggatgggatggggagggaggcgggagaggggatcgggatggggaacacatgtaaatccatggctgattcatgtcaatgtatgacaaaaaccactacaatattgtaaagtaattagcctccaactaataaaaataaatgggaaaaaaaaagagacacaagaaaaaaaaaaagggagagagagaaactctTCACAGACGCATAAACTATGATTTCAAAGGGAATTTTTTTCACTCACTGATGTAGTATTACAATCTTTGAGACACTTATTCTAAATTGAAAATGATCAGTTACCCCACTTCAGTAATTAACTTCTGGATGCCTGGAAAAATAACTATGCAGTAGCTTTTAGTATAAACTCAGCATCAATAAAATGCTTGATTTCTGGAATCAACATTGCATTTCTAGATAACTGAGCGTAGACACACAGAATCAAGGAAAATATAATCACTTATTTGAAAAACCAGGGTTAGAGGAGAACGACCTTATAGCTTTTGCCACAATTGCAAATATCACAGTAcgtctaaattaatttttttaaatagatcttctttaaaaaggaaaagcaaaataacCAGAAAATGTCTAACTATAAACTGGTAtacaaaaaattgaataaaaatattatcagaATTTTAGCCCAAATATGAAGAAAcacttttgttgttttgttgttgtgctTTTAAAATCTAGACTACAtaaatttattaagaaaatagtCTTAGGCATTGACAATACAAGTGAAACTACATTAGTTGTTGCCATCAGGGTGAGGAAGTTATGATCCCAGCAAACATATCCTCTAGCTAAGTACTAACATAGTGGCAAGTTTTGCTGTTCGTGGGAACACAAAAGTAGGTATATAGGATAAGGCATCTAGCAGAATTGCACAAAACTTTTCAGAGGAAGTTTTACTTCAACTGAAAATCAATTATTAGGTCTACTCAGTTAAGTTGCTGCATATAGGACAGAGTATACAAGTACTTACAGTAATACCATGCACAGATTGTGTGGTTAATAAATGGAATCTGTGAGTACACAGGAAGGGTGATGAAAGTGACAAACCATGTGGATGATCATGACCTCTGATTTAGTCACACTGAAATCGACATGAATGGTTTGGTAGTAGGTTCAATACAGATGTAGATATGGTTGGTGTTCAAGTCAATATATTAAGTCAGAAAAAATCCATTAGTAGAAGCAGAAATGTGTTTGTTAActgaaaaatgttatataaaattgTAGCAATtgtggagaaaaaagggagaggcaTGTAATCAGAAGTGAAGAGGATTTAAATATGTCCAAGCAATCAAAGCAAACAGATAATACAGAAAATCACATGTGTAAATTTAAAGTTTCTTTATCAAagtacttcttttaaaaatgtaataaaattgtGTTTAAAATGCAGTATGCTGCGCAACAGTTTGCACAATGATACAATTGTTCATGGGAGAAAACACACTTATCCACAGcaggaaaaacaaatgaacaaacaaaaagagaaaactcttaTTATAAAGCTGGAACAGAGATTCCACATTCTGGTCAAGATTCTAGAGGGAGTCCAAATTGCAAATCATGTGTTagtattttgggggcttcccaggtggttcagtgggtaaagaatacccctgcaatgcagaagacccaggaggtgcaagttcgatccctgagtcaggaagatcccctggaggagggcctggcaacccactccagttatgcTTGTCTgcagaaccccatgggcagagaagtctggtgggctacagtccacagggctgcaaagagctggacacaactgaagaggcTGAGACTCATGTTTTAGCATTTTGACAAGTGGAATCGTTAACCAAATGCATGCTTTAATGATGtgttgtttctttcacttagctctGAATATGGAAGGTTTCAGGGAGTCAAATGACATTTTCCTGCTTGGGAAATTACACTATTTTAGCAATGTATTCAATCATTGCATGTTGTTATCGTTTTTCAGTAGCaaagttctgtccgactcttttgcaaccccgtggattgtagcccaccaggttcctcagttcatgggatttcccaggcaagaatcctggagggtgctgccatttccttctataggggatcttccccactcagggactgaacccctgtctcttgtatctcctgcattggtaggtggatatttttaccactgagccaccaggtaagccaaTCATATGCatattatgatttaaaatataatatgaaaatgTAATGAAGATAGAGATGATTAAATTAGTGTTTATACAGACAATAAGTTCTACATAATAATCTCTGAATAACTGTGCATGCTGTTTGGACAAAACTCATCAGTGATGAAAAACTACCATAGCAACTTTATTCTGCTGGGATTGACAGATGACCCTGCACTGAaggttttgatttttatctttctatgTCTCACATACATGCTGAATATCACTGGGAATCTGACCATCATCACATTTATATTTGTGGATTGCCACCTGAGAAAGCCAGtgtaatttttttaacaaaatttctACTTCCTAGAGATCTCATTCACAACTGCCTATATTCCCAGATTTTTGTAAAACACCGCAACGGGTGACAACGTCATTAACTACAATGCCTGTGCCAGCCAAGTGTTTTTTACTCACCTCTTTGcaataacatatttttttttctcctggctaCCATGTCTTATGActgctatgtggccatctgcaaacctCTGCATTATGTGACCATCATGAGTAGCAAAATCTGCCAGAGACTTATTTTTCGCTCTTGATTGGCTGAACTATTGGTCATAACATCACCACTTAGTCTGAGGCTAAATCTGAAATTCTGTGACTCCAATGTCATTGACCATTTTCTCTGCAATGCTTCTCCCCTCTTGTAGGTATCCTGTTCAGACACATGGTTCATGGAACAAATTGTTTTAATCTGTGCGGTGCTTACCCTCATTTTGACAAATATGTAGTTTTATCCTATACTTATATTGTGAAGACAATCTTAGGATTCCCTTCTGTCCAGCAAAGAAAAAAGGCTTTTTCCACCTGTTCTTCTCACATGATTGTGGTTTCTGTTACATATGGCACATGCATGTTCATCTATATGAATCCTAGAGCCGAGGAAGAAGTGCCTATTAATAGAGTGGTTTCACTACTTATGTTTTCCATTTCACCTATGTTAAATCCATTTATTTATGCACGGAGAAATAAGCAAGTGAAGAAATCCTTCAATGACTCGATCAAATGAATTGCATCATtattaaagaagtaaaataaaatagcagtCAATAAATAAAGTTAACATAGAATATGAGTGGCTGCCAAACCTTTATATTGaagcttataattttctttaccttttaataATCTATATCTCAGTTTCATTTCTCTGTTCCTCTTAGATTTACTTACATTACACCTTGATCAActtaattatttccttcattttttctcAACTTCATGAAGACTTGCCttggtaaagaaaatgaaaatgtatttctcataaATCTATTTGTAGATAAATATGCTgttgtgttaagtcgcttcagttgtgtcggaccCTGCTGCCTTGTGGACTGTaaccactgggcttctctgtctatggggttctccgggcaagaatgttggaatgggttgtcattttcttctccaggggatcttcagacccaggaatcaaacttgcgtctctttcgtctcctgcattgccaggctggttctttaccactagtgctacctgggaagaccaGGTAATACAATCCCGTATAATTAAATTTTatggtataaaaaaaaaaatcattagtatTCCATAAAACTGGTAGCATAATATCACTGATTGCTGTACTCAGATATGGATAAAATTCTGCAAAAATTCCAGTGAGAACTGAAATTATGTGATAAGATACTGAATAGAATGAATAAAGGCATGATATAAAAGTACAATGAACCACTGAGAAATATAGTTGTAACAATTCTAATGCTCTAggaaaacacattaaaaacaaaaatgtgttgGATAAAATCTCtcaactgttttttttaatattgctaaAAGGGAAGGTTAAAATGTGAGCAATCATAATGTATCAAAGGCACAAAGTAATCATAAAGGAAGATAAATAATCCCATTTATgacccaggaaagaaaaaatggaggATGGAAAGGGCAAGCTATTGGATTATGAATTAGAGGTTGGAGTTTAAAAGCCCATTTGGTGGCTGGAGATGAAGAGTCAGGATCCAAACGGTGAAAATACTTAAAGTGACAGAGTAGCATAAAATCAAGACTTCAAAATTGTGATTTAAGAGGAAAACATTGGCCTCCTATGTAAAAAGACAGCAATTTTCTCTAAGAAATGTTTCTGTCTCTTCTTGAGTTATGAGCTACAAATAAAGACATGGAGACCATTATTATGTTTCTCTTTCTATCTGAGAAAGATTTTACAgcccaaattttatatatatatatatatatacacacacacacacatatatatctataaagcTActaatactatgtataaaaaatGCAGTAGTGAATTCAAATGAAAGTATGCAGTGAGATAGAGACACTTCATAAGAATTCATAGAAATCATATAAAAGCTACcctcagaagaaatcaaataattcttcaaacataaattattcattattaaaaaaataaatggaacaaaaatatcattttattgctCATTATAAAATTTAGATTAGAATAGTTAGCTATTCTAATTGCAAATTAGAATAACATCACATAGATGCTATAGATGTAATATagcaacacaacaacaaaaaatatgtgAAGATGTAGTGCTAATGAACAAAGCTTTAGCaagccagaattttaaaaattaattcaagataTGGAAGACAAATATATCAACCTCCATAAAACACTTAAGAAGGCAAATAAAATGCATGTTTAAAGAGATAAAAGGACCAGATTACTTTAAAACTACCCATGGTAAATCAGTAGATAAACTTGTTATGATTTCAATTATGCAAATATGGATATTTCTCTCCATAttgaattttatgaaaatgtCTTAATATTTGACAATTTCAATATACAAATTTGGATATTTGACAATTTCAATATACAAAATTTGGATATTTGACAATTTCAATTATACAAATATGGATATTTCTCTCCATAttgaattttatgaaaatgtCTTAATATTTGACAAAAATATGACTATGAAGTTATAAGATAAACTATAACATTCACTGATGAATATAGGTAGGCTATTTCAAATAGAACCAAAAAATAGTCCAAATTATACTATGATCAAGGTTTATTTCCATAATACAAGAGTAGTGATAGATAATAGATAATAGAGATATAAAGAAATgtatacagaaatagaaatgtatatcagtacatacacacatatataaaatacagccCAATTTTGctataacaacaaaataaagaaataacattATATTATGGTTTTGATTAATTGATCAAATGATCACTGGATACAAATCAATAATCTCTCCTAATACACTTAAAGTAAAATGAGAATATGAtgaactacaaaaataaaataatttctaaagaaataaaagttccATACTTTTATTGTGCTGTGTACTCATCTTAAGTAAAATAGaagaacaaatgagaaaaaagaaacaagtgaggGATGCTCACCTTCATCCCTGATAATCAGCATTTCATTGTCATCTTGAAAATGCcataagataaataataaaatagttggAATTATTAGAATGAAATTATGAAACCACTGTAGTTAGACATTATGAAAACCATGTTTTTTCAAGTTATTACCTGTTTGAAAAGTGAGTGTACCTTACAGCAATTGCCATtttaacattttacatattttattcacTACTTTTTCATTAAAGTACATAAAACAATGACATATATTTAATTAGAGCTGATGAAATCTAATAGAAAACTTACAGACATAATGAGAACATTTAGTTATTTGGATGAAGAAAGGATGAATGCAATCAAAAAGTTAGTTTTGACAACATTTATAGCAGCAATAAGCTCCTCCATCAAAGCAATCAATATGACTGCTAAAGAATAGATTCTGTTGGGGATTCAATgtgttacaaaataaaatactaatttgCCTACTCAATAGACAAATTTAACACAACTCCAGTTggaatcaactttttaaaaatttttagttgcACAAATTATCTCCATATGAAATAGTTAAATTTCATGAATGTGgagcacagaaatgaaaaatgattatTAGTGAATAGAAACTTACTTTAAATATTATAGATCAGTGAAGCCAAATTAATATGGTACTtgcattaaaaaagataaaacatttagTAGAACATTTGAGACCATGAAAGTATACACTAAAAAATagcctttatttttatataaagttttaCTTTACTTGTTATATAAAAGTGGGATATTTTCAGTTTGTTAAGAAAATCATTGTTTACATAATAATTGCTTCAGTCACAAGAAAAgctcaaatgaaaaattttattttttattcacatGAATGGGTTACATtctaaatgattaaaaattttaagtgtgaaattaaaattttaagtgtgaAAATAAGCCgtgaaaacaagacaaaacaaacagcagTAACTGTTTCAGGTAATGAATGCTAATGAGCTTCATTGTGGTGGCTATTTCTCAATGTATATTTATAAGAAACTATTAGATTTTATAccttatacatacatgtatattctcATTCATACCTCAGTAAAGGtgaaaaaatatgttttagagaaatgaaaaaatgcatacatactatatgactccatttacataatattttaaaaaatgcaaactcaTCTATAATGATAGAGACTGATAGGTATTTGAGAGTAGCAGCAGGGATGAGAAGGATGGAGCGAGTAAACAGGAGCACAAGGAAACTGGAAAATGAGGGATTAGTATGATGGGATGACACTTGGGAGTACACATATGTCAGAATATcaaattgtacaccttaaatagtgaagtttattgtatgtcaattatatctcaatgatgTAGTTAAAAATTAAAGAGCAAAAATTACTTGATAGACTTGACTGTATAAAAGTATGAATTATATGGAAAAACATAGTATCAACACTTAAAGACTTAAAatctttatattatatatgtatacatatataatataaaagaacAAGACATGAATAAGTGTAAGAATTAATTTACCAAATCTAATTATAGTGGCAAATATTTGATATAAACTGATCTCATGATttctataatattatataaattttctaaaagtgaaatatttttattgagaaatttcacttttataaatTATTCTCACACATTAAAATACATTTGTATGAGCATCCTTTTGATAGAATAATTGGCAACTTcggacaataaaaataattttacactaggttcaggtattttttttatttttgcattagaGATAGGTTTTATTTGCTCTTCTAAAGTAGCTAGATGACATTCTATTTGGAATAATACAAAATTGgattatatatgtgcatatatattctgaattctgtttttcattaaggagttaaaagaaaaagttaagcCCTTTAATTAAGGAACTAATTTAGTATTTTAGTTTTACAGTTGAAAAGaggatataaagaaataaaatataaacaaccttaactacagaaaacattttgaaaattgttaagggaaaaactgaaattatCAATGTCAATTAAGAATTTTTGGTGTGCCCATTTATTCAATATATTGGGTAACTGTATCATATAAATGCACCATACAGGAAtatcaagttttttttaaataacaacaaTGAGTATTTAAGAAGGTATTGTGACCTTAATTAAATCCTTAATTTTGAAGGCACTTCAGTAACTTTCAGTGCTTCAAAGTCATGATTATCACTGCACAATCCAGAAAAAGAATCTGTACTATATATGAACAATAATTTCCAGTATGATGCAACAAAACCTTATGttttaagcattttcttttttctttctgtacaattaaaaataaaataaacagtttttacaaatattttgtttattttaatgaagcTGGTACAGACACTGTCCATTTAAAACCCACATCCCAggtcaaaaagtacaaataaagTCAAAAAGAGCAATGTTCTGTTGTATACACTTCTGCATGAATAACTTTAACTGCTAATGAAAATTAGATCTTTTCTGGGATCTTCTGACAcgatttttctttcatcttaaaatgCTTTCTCTTCAGTGAAGCCATCTTTGGAGTTAGTCATTATTCTCTGTCATTTTGACTCCCACTGGATATTCCTCTTCTTTTGGTCCAGACCCTCATATGTTAAAAGTAGCTTCAAGTTAAGGAAAGGTCATTTTTCCACAGTTCTGTTTTCCAAGAAACTTCCATCTCCCACTGAAAGTCATAGTCCAGGAGGGAAGCAATCACATGCTAGAACTTCAGGGCCAATTGGAAAGTCATTAGGAACACTTGCATTAGTTGATCTTATTTATCACAAGCCTGCAAATGCACAGTCCTGGAAAAGGTGGGCTCTCTATGCACACacgtaatttttaaaaaggagagagtgaTATGAAGGGGGCTGAGGTTTGATCACCAAATCAgcagaatgaaagaaacaataatgaataatggGCACTAGAATTCAAATTACCAGATGCTTTAAAGAGATGGGGTGCCAGTTTTCAATTCTGTTTTGAACACCACATTAcaaaagaactatttttaaaaataaaaaaggattaaggggaaagaaaaaaaaaaaagaatatctaaaCCGTTGAATGACCCCCTGTTTGTTCCTGATAAACTTCAATCACATCTTCTTCCTCCATTCCCAGTTCTTTCGGAGTGTGATTATCAGCAATTCTCTGACCTTCAAAGAGAAACCTGAGTGAATTCATGGGAACTCCCCGTCTTTGACAGTATGATTCTTGGCGTTTCTTGAGATGTGTCATCATTTTCACTTTAAAGTGAATCTCACTGCTATCCTGTCCAATGACTGTGAGCTTAATATATTCTCCTTCCCTCTTATCCCCCCAGTCCTCGGTTGAAGGTTTTGCTTCCTGGTCAGACATGGTGACGGTCGCTTCCCCCGGGGTCTCCGCACACCCGCGGCCTCGGGTGGTAGAACCTCGCTCCCGGGTTTACAAACCCTCTCTCTACCCGACAGCACAACACCGCGGCTGGCCAGGTATTGTTTTAAAACTGGCCAAAATAGCCACTGAGGCGATgttactttgggaaaaaaaaaaaaaaaaaaaaagatactctaAGGTAAACAAGCTATGCTTAAATACATAAAAGTGTGTTACTATTTTCAtgaaatacacataacaaaatttatcattttgaccatttttaagtgtaaaattcagtggcattaaatgcATTCATATCGCTGTGCATACGTGCgtggtgcttagttgctcagtcttgttcgactctttgcgaccccatggactgcaacccatcaggcttctccgtccatgggatttcccaggcaagaatactctggCGGGTTGCCATTActttctccagaggaccttcctaacccagggatcaaacccatgtctcctgcatctcctgctctgcagttacttttttaatgatttatgtAATTGAAATGATACCGTTGTCCTCCTGACCTGTGTCAAACGCTGCTGTAACATCCTCCTGTCTCCAAAGACACAGTccccactgaagcctgtgtgatGTGTTTTTTGCCAAACTTCATTACTCAGAAGATTAAGTAATGACTCTTGATTGTAGGTCAGCAAGGACCATTTGTTTTTATCACTTGTACTTTATgcaaattaaaaaggaaagtgaCATTTGACACTGACT
This genomic stretch from Cervus elaphus chromosome 22, mCerEla1.1, whole genome shotgun sequence harbors:
- the LOC122680564 gene encoding small ubiquitin-related modifier 1-like isoform X1, producing MSDQEAKPSTEDWGDKREGEYIKLTVIGQDSSEIHFKVKMMTHLKKRQESYCQRRGVPMNSLRFLFEGQRIADNHTPKELGMEEEDVIEVYQEQTGGHSTV
- the LOC122680564 gene encoding small ubiquitin-related modifier 1-like isoform X2, which gives rise to MSDQEAKPSTEDWGDKREGEYIKLTVIGQDSSEIHFKVKMMTHLKKRQESYCQRQLGMEEEDVIEVYQEQTGGHSTV